CCGGCCATGTCGGCGACCAGGAGATCCTTCACGCCGCCCTCGACGCCGGCACTGTCCACGGCTTCACCCGACGTGTCCCCGATCTCACCGATCTTTTCAAGGAGGTCGTCTCCGCATGAGCACGCGAACAACACCCAGCGCGGGCGCGCCCGGCTACTCGCGGGCCAGCGCCATCCGCACCGTCACAGGACGGGAAATCCAGGTCGCGACGAAGAACAAGGGCATCATAGCCACCTTCATCATTGTCCTGATCGTCGTTGTCGGCGCCATCTTCGTCATCAACTACTTCACCAACAAGGACAGCGACAACCCGGAACTCCTCGTCTCGGGCGCAGACGTAGCCGTCGTCTCTGAAATCGCTGGCGACGGTATCGATGTGAGCACCGTCGATGGCCGGGATGCCGCTGTATCCGCCGTCGAGGACGGAAAAGACGCCGCACTCGTCCGAACCGACGACAGCTTCGAACTCCTCAGTGACGGTAGCCCGGACGCTTCCCTCTCCGCCGCTGCACAGGCTGCGGCCTCAGCAATCGCCCAGAACGACGCGTTAACCTCTGTCGGGGTCGACCCTGCGGAGTTCACCGCTGCTCTTCCCGATGCCACGGTGACCACGACCGACATCTCCGATGACGCGCAGGAAGACACGATCGCCGCCGTGGTCACCACCATGCTCGGCACCATGGTCGTGCTGACCTTTATCATGATCTTCGCCGGAAACGTCGGCGGGCGGGTCACAGAAGAGAAGTCCTCCCGCGTCGTCGAGATCATCCTCGCGACCATCCGTCCGATCGACCTGCTCATCGGCAAGGTTCTGGCCATGCTTGTCATCGGTTTCATCGGTACTGTCGTCATCCTAGGAGTCGCAATGGCTGCCTTGAGCACGACAGGCATGCTCGACGACATCCAGGTAGATGCAGCGACGCTACCGGTTCTCCTCGTCTCCTTCATCCTGGGCATGCTCTTCTTCAGTGCCCTCTACGCCGCTGCCGGATCGCTCGTGAGCAAGGCCGAGGACCTCAGCAGCACCCAGATGCCGGTGATGCTGATCTTCTTCGCGGTGATGTACCCACCGATCTTCGGGTGGAGCGCCCCGGATTCCACGGTGATGCAGGTTCTGTCGTGGGTGCCGCCGATGTCCCTGGGGGTCGCGCCGATGCGTTATGCCGCCGGTGACATGTCCCTCGGATTGTTGGCTGCGTCCTACGCGCTCCTGGCACTGACCACTCTCCTGGTCCTGCTCCTGGTCGCCCGCATCTACCGGGGATCGATCCTGAACAACGGCAAGAAGATGACCTGGATGCGTGCCATCCGCTCCAGCTAGGCGGCGACCAGTGTCATCTGAGCCACCGTAGGGGTCATATTTCTTCTCGGAATTGACCTCTGCGGTGACTCAGATCGTCAACGCTCTCAGCCTCGGGTGTTCACCACAGCGAAACGGGACTGAAATGCACCACCAGTTCACTGGGGAGCATGATTGACACCGTTCCCGTCACCACCGTCGATGAACTCAACAGGATGACTCCCACCCAGGTCGCAGACATGATCGGAGACCTGCTGTATTCCCCCCAGCTCGGAGCGGCCATCGCTGCAGCCGCCCCCTTCAGAAGCCTCGAGCATGTGCTCGACGCGGCTCACCGTGAGCTGTTGCGCCTACCGCGCGTCGAGATCCTCGCCAGTATCCAGGCCCACCCGGTGCTGGGAGAGAAAACCACCGACTCCTATTCACGCGAAGAACAGTCGTTCATCCTCGACTCACCGCCCGAAGTCCTCGTCGAGATCGCCGACCTCTGCCAGCGCTACGAGGCACGGTTCCACCACATCTTCCTGGTCTGCGCCCAGGGCATCGGCGGGCATGAAGTACTGCTCCTGCTCAAACGTCGGCTGGAGAATCCCACAGTCACCGAATGGGAAACCACCGTGCGTGAACTCGGGAGGATCAACGTCCTCCGGTTACGAACGGTGGTCCGGTAGCTCGACCTGCCTGACTGCTAACGCGCGTCCACCAGGTCGATGATGAAGACCAGGGTGCGTCCTGCCAACGGGTTGCCCGCCCCGGCGGGGCCGTAGGCGAGCTCCGGGGGGATGGTGAGCTTCCGACGCCCGTTGACTTTCATGCCCGGGATACCCTCCTGCCAGCCCTGGATGAGGCCGGAGAGGGGGAACTCGATGGTTTGTCCACGGTCCCAGGAGGAGTCGAATTCCTGCCCGGACTCGTAGTCGACCCCCACATAGTGCACCTCGACCATGCCACCGGCCACGGCTTCGGCACCGTCACCGACGGTGATGTCCTCGATGACCAGTTGAGAGGGCGCGGGGCCGGACTGGGGATCGATGGTGGGCTTGCTCATGGAACGTCTCCTGAAGTTTCGCGGGCGTACTAACTGTCTCAGATTACCAGTACACCCCCGGCAGCAGGCGAAACGGCGGATGCCCGGCCGCTGCAGTGTCGCAGCGGCCGGGCATCGGGAGACAGTCCGTCAGACTGCGGCTTTCAACCTAGCGCTTGTCGCGGGAAACGAAGGCGCGCTTGCCCTCGCCGGTGTAGATCTGGCGCGGACGGTTGATCTTCGCCGTCGGCTCGTTGATCTGCTCCAGGTAGTGTGCGATCCAGCCCGGCAGACGACCCATGGCGAACAGGACGGTGAAGAAGTCCGTCGGGAAGCCCATGGCACGGTAAATCAGGCCGGTGTAGAAGTCCACGTTCGGGTACAGCTTACGGGAGATGAAGTAGTCGTCGTTGAGGGCGATGTCCTCGAGCTTCATCGCGAGATCCAGCAGGTTGTCGCCACCGAGGTGGTCAAGGATCTCGTGTGCGGACTCCTTGACGATAGCGGCACGCGGATCGTAGTTCTTGTACACGCGGTGTCCGAAGCCCATGAGCTTGACACCGGGCTCCTTGTTCTTCACGCGGTTCATGAAGTCGGTCGCGTCGCCACCGTTGTCGTGGATCTCTTCGAGCATCTCCAGGACAGCCTGGTTGGCTCCGCCGTGCAGCGGGCCGGACAGAGCGTTAACGCCCGCCGCAATGGACGAGTAGATGTTCGCGTGCGAGGAGCCGACCATACGCACGGTCGAGGTGGAGCAGTTCTGCTCGTGGTCTGCGTGCAGGATGAGCAGCTTGTCCAGTGCCTTGGACAGCACCGGGTCAACCTCGTAGTCCTCGGTCGGGTAGCCGAACATGTTGCGCAGGAAATTCTCGCGCGCATTCAGCTTGTTGTCCGGGTACATGTAGGGCTTGCCCTTGGACGCGCGGTAGGCGTAAGCCGCCAGCATCGGCACCTTCGCCATCAGTCGGTAGGTGTTCTTCTTCTGGAAGTCCGTGTTCAGCGGGTCGAGCTCGTCCTCGTAGTAGGTCGCGAGGATGTTGACCGAGGACGCCAGCACGTTCATCGGGTGCGCGTTGCGCGGGAAGATCTTGAACTGGCTCTTGAAATCCTCGTCGAGCAGCGTGTGACGGCGGATATTGGCGTTGAAGCTTTCGAGTTCCTCGTCATTCGGCAGCTCACCGTTGATGAGGAGGTAACTGACCTCGTTGAAGGTGGCGTTGTTCGCCAGATCAGCGATGTCGTACCCACGGTAACGCAGAATTCCTTCGCCACCGTCGATGTAGGTGATCTCGGAGAGGGTGGAACCTGTGTTCACGTAGCCGGGGTCAACGGTGGTCAAACCGGTTTCGGCGAGCAGCTTGCCCAGTGCGAATCCGGAGTTTCCTTCGTTGGCCTTGACGATCGGCATTTCGTATTCGCCACCGGGGTAGTGGAGAACGGCCTTGTCCTGGTTGTCGGAAGCCATTGACAGCCCTTTCGTTTATTCAGGTACTTCGATGCTTTCGGTTGTGTCCCCTGGGCCGGAGATCACCGACCCGGGGCCCGCCTCGAACCGAGCGGCCCGGCATGAATAAAGCTCATACTGCAGACCG
The genomic region above belongs to Corynebacterium glyciniphilum AJ 3170 and contains:
- a CDS encoding citrate synthase, whose amino-acid sequence is MASDNQDKAVLHYPGGEYEMPIVKANEGNSGFALGKLLAETGLTTVDPGYVNTGSTLSEITYIDGGEGILRYRGYDIADLANNATFNEVSYLLINGELPNDEELESFNANIRRHTLLDEDFKSQFKIFPRNAHPMNVLASSVNILATYYEDELDPLNTDFQKKNTYRLMAKVPMLAAYAYRASKGKPYMYPDNKLNARENFLRNMFGYPTEDYEVDPVLSKALDKLLILHADHEQNCSTSTVRMVGSSHANIYSSIAAGVNALSGPLHGGANQAVLEMLEEIHDNGGDATDFMNRVKNKEPGVKLMGFGHRVYKNYDPRAAIVKESAHEILDHLGGDNLLDLAMKLEDIALNDDYFISRKLYPNVDFYTGLIYRAMGFPTDFFTVLFAMGRLPGWIAHYLEQINEPTAKINRPRQIYTGEGKRAFVSRDKR
- a CDS encoding 2-oxo-4-hydroxy-4-carboxy-5-ureidoimidazoline decarboxylase — protein: MIDTVPVTTVDELNRMTPTQVADMIGDLLYSPQLGAAIAAAAPFRSLEHVLDAAHRELLRLPRVEILASIQAHPVLGEKTTDSYSREEQSFILDSPPEVLVEIADLCQRYEARFHHIFLVCAQGIGGHEVLLLLKRRLENPTVTEWETTVRELGRINVLRLRTVVR
- a CDS encoding ABC transporter permease — protein: MSTRTTPSAGAPGYSRASAIRTVTGREIQVATKNKGIIATFIIVLIVVVGAIFVINYFTNKDSDNPELLVSGADVAVVSEIAGDGIDVSTVDGRDAAVSAVEDGKDAALVRTDDSFELLSDGSPDASLSAAAQAAASAIAQNDALTSVGVDPAEFTAALPDATVTTTDISDDAQEDTIAAVVTTMLGTMVVLTFIMIFAGNVGGRVTEEKSSRVVEIILATIRPIDLLIGKVLAMLVIGFIGTVVILGVAMAALSTTGMLDDIQVDAATLPVLLVSFILGMLFFSALYAAAGSLVSKAEDLSSTQMPVMLIFFAVMYPPIFGWSAPDSTVMQVLSWVPPMSLGVAPMRYAAGDMSLGLLAASYALLALTTLLVLLLVARIYRGSILNNGKKMTWMRAIRSS
- a CDS encoding FKBP-type peptidyl-prolyl cis-trans isomerase: MSKPTIDPQSGPAPSQLVIEDITVGDGAEAVAGGMVEVHYVGVDYESGQEFDSSWDRGQTIEFPLSGLIQGWQEGIPGMKVNGRRKLTIPPELAYGPAGAGNPLAGRTLVFIIDLVDAR